Sequence from the Methanosarcina siciliae T4/M genome:
AAAAAAGGAGATATTTTTGCAGGAACGGCATTTTCAGCATTCGGGCTTTTCTGGTTCTCACTGGCAGGACTGATCGTAATGCCTGCAATGGGCTGGATTGAAGCCTCATCTGGACTCGCTATGGCCGCATATCTCTTCATCTGGGGTGTGTACACCTTTGTCATGTTGATCATTACAATAAAAATAGGAGTCAAAGCCCTTCAGTTTGTATTTGTAACATTATTCATTTTATTTATGCTGCTGGCCGTTGTAAACGCAACCGGAAGTGCCGGACTGCTTGTGGTGGCTGGATACGTTGGACTTATTATGGGCCTTGCATCTATGTATACGGCTCTTGCCATGGTAATGAATGAAGTCCATGGGAAGACAGTTGCTCCACTCTAAAGATAAAGTAATGACAGCATTACACCCTCAGTATTAGAAAAACGGAACCTGAGGAAAGCACAACACACCAAACCTCGACGACCTACAAAACCCGTAAAAACGGCAGGGCAAAAACAGGACAGAAAGCCCTAAAAAATTCTCAACCCTTGAAAACACAGATTAATTTTAATCTGTGTTTTCAAATACATACCCTCTCCGAAATCTATTGATGGTAGTGTCCGCTAATTTATGTACCGCGTTAAGGGAAATGTAGGCGCTCGAGGAATCCCAACATTTTCGATTATTATCTTACCATTTTCAATTACCTTATTATTACTCTTTTCGACCCTTTTGAACGGTCTCGCTTATGAAGGAGGATTCAAAAAATTCATCAACGGTGAGTTTCGGATGAAAGCGGAAAAAAATATGAATAAACCCCGGAACATCTCGTATGCAGGACTCTTTTTCAGTCTTGCACTGACTCTTTTTAAATTATTTGCAGGACTGCTGGGACACAGTACGGCACTTCTTGCGGATGCGGTCCGTTCTTTTTCAGAGCTAATTAATGAGCTCGTAAAACTTCTTGACCTTTCTATTGCCGGTAAACCCGAAGATTGGAGCCATAATTACGGACATGGAAAAATCATAACCCTCTTTAAGGGAGCGGGAGCATGTATGCTCTTGTTTGCAGGCATCCAGTCAGCAAGTCTGGCCTCAGGAGAACTGCTTATGTTTATTCAGGGAAGAGAGACAGAAGCTCCTGAAATATTTGCGCTCTCAGCAGCCGCTTTCTCCCTTGTATCAAAAGAAATCGCTCCTCTTTTCAGCAAGCGAGCCAGGGAACAAGCGGAGGAAATTTCATCGGGAATCGGTTCTTATATCGGGAACTCTCACTTCAGAAGTTTATTCCTTTCCTGTTTTATTACTCTCGGGATAGGATGTACGTTTCTTCCCGGAAAATACTGGGTTGTGACTGATTCTCTTATTGCGGTTCTTTTAAGCCTTTACATCCTGGGATCTTCAGGAAGGCTCCTCTACGGTACTGCCAACGAACTCATAGAAGCTTCCCTTGATGAAGAAAATAATCGGAAAATCAGGGAGATAATAAACCGGACAGAAGGAGTAATGGGGTCGGGAGAACTTAAAACCAGGAGAATAGGAAACGGGATTGCAATCAATGCCTGTATTACTGTAAATAGCTCTCTTAACATTCAGGAGGTTGCAGATATTGCAGACCTCGTGGAGGAGAGACTCAAAAAAACCTATGGGGAAGGCATATATACCCTTGTAAAAGCAGAACCTGCCCCTGAGAGGAGTTGTCCTTTCCAGAAAAAGCTCAGGGTCTTCGAGGAAGGACGAAACAAGATAATAGTATAAAAGAGAAGGACGAAACAACCAGCCAAAAAAATATAAACCCAAAAAAATAAAATAATAGAAAAATAATAGGATAGAGAAAAAAATAAATCCAAATGAGTAAACGGGAAAAATCGCATTCTGGAATTAGCATTTTGATCCCTTCTACTTCGAACTTTTATCCATTTAATTAAACTGCTGCCAGGACAAGAAAAAATTCGTCTGGATCTTGCAGAGTTAAAAAGATATTATTCAACTACCCAACATTCAACTACTCACATTCAACTACTCAGGTTTCATCAGAATCAGATATCCATTTAGCTACTACATGTTTAACAACTATTCAGACTTTAATTATAATAACAGGCTTTAACAAGTACCGGAACCTAACTTTAAACCATAGCTTGAAACCTTATCGGATTGAAGATTACTGGTTGAATATTATACTAAACGCATCACCCAGAAACGAGTAACTTTCCGGAAA
This genomic interval carries:
- a CDS encoding acetate uptake transporter, with protein sequence MSENAASTVIVDKTANAAPLGFTGLGLAAVLLSLSYIGVYPVGSMIVSMAIFLGGFAQVFAGIMSWKKGDIFAGTAFSAFGLFWFSLAGLIVMPAMGWIEASSGLAMAAYLFIWGVYTFVMLIITIKIGVKALQFVFVTLFILFMLLAVVNATGSAGLLVVAGYVGLIMGLASMYTALAMVMNEVHGKTVAPL
- a CDS encoding cation diffusion facilitator family transporter; the encoded protein is MKAEKNMNKPRNISYAGLFFSLALTLFKLFAGLLGHSTALLADAVRSFSELINELVKLLDLSIAGKPEDWSHNYGHGKIITLFKGAGACMLLFAGIQSASLASGELLMFIQGRETEAPEIFALSAAAFSLVSKEIAPLFSKRAREQAEEISSGIGSYIGNSHFRSLFLSCFITLGIGCTFLPGKYWVVTDSLIAVLLSLYILGSSGRLLYGTANELIEASLDEENNRKIREIINRTEGVMGSGELKTRRIGNGIAINACITVNSSLNIQEVADIADLVEERLKKTYGEGIYTLVKAEPAPERSCPFQKKLRVFEEGRNKIIV